The genomic interval TGAATTAACCGGTGACTTCGACAAAGATAAAGCTGAAACATTAGTTAACGATATGGCATCCATTTCTGATGTAACTGGAAACCCATACATCGTACAAGTTTTCGGACAAACTGTTGAAGCACTTCCAAAATACATCGAATACATTGGTGAAATTTGTGATGCTCCTTTCCTTATAGATTCCACTTCCGGAGATGCAAGAGTTGCTGGTGCACAGTACGCTGACGAAGTTGGATTAACCGAAAGGGCAATTTATAACTCAATTAACATGGCAGCAGACAAATCTGAATTAGATGCTCTCGCTTCAACTGACATTTCTGCATCCATTATCTTAGGATTCAACCCAATGAATGCTACCGTTGAAGGTAAAATGAACATGTGGGAAAATGGAGACGATGGTGCTTACGAAAAAGGTTTGCTTGAAGTAGCAGCAGATTGTGGTATTGACAAATTTATGATGGATACTGCTGTAACTCCTTTAGGACAAGGTGCAGGTATTGCTGCTAGAACTTCCTTTGCAGAAAAAGCTAAATGGGGATATCCGGTTGGATCTGGTATTCACAACGTTCCTTCTGCATGGGACTGGTTAAGAGACTACAAAAAAGAAGGTAATAAAACTGCATTCACAGTTTGTGATATTGGTGCAAACATTGTGCAAGTAATGTGTGGAGGAGACTTCGTTCTCTTTGGACCTATTGAAAACGCAAAAATTGCATTCCCTGCAGTAGCACAAACTGATATGTTCATTTCCGAAGCTGCAAAGCCTTTAGGAACTGAACCTGTAGATTACCATCCAATGAACAAATTATTATAAACAATTTGTTATAAACTTATCAAAAGTTTACATTTTCAAAACCTCAACATCAATTTGTTCAAATATCATTAACCCTAATGATGGTATTTAACAAATCTAAACATTAATCCAAAATACCGAATTAGCACTGGACAATTAAACACATCCAGTGCTATTAAAAAAAATCTATTTTTATGAAATTATATTTTACAGAACAACACCAATTTTAACCCAAATTTTAAATAACTTCAATTAAATAACTATTAATAATTTTAATTTAAGAAAAAAGGTGAAATTATGCCGGAAACAGATTATTTAAAAATACCACAAAATAGAATAGGGGCATTAATTGGAAGCAATGGAGGAGTTAAAAAATCCATCGAAAAAGCGACTGGAACTATTTTAGACATAGATAGTGATGAGGGCACTGTTTACATCACCCCTGGTGAAAATATGGAGGATCCATTAGGAGTATGGAATGCGAATCATATTGTAAAAGCAGTAGCTCGTGGATTTAATCCCGAAGTTGCATTAAAATTAGTAAGTGACGATTATTATTTAGAAGTAATTAGCTTGCCATTATACATCGGAAAATCCAAAAAAGCCCTTGCAAGACATAAAGGTAGAATCATCGGAAAAGACGGGAAAACACGTGAAATAATCATGGAAATGGCTGAAGTGAATATGGCAATCTATGGTAAAACTGTTTCATTAATTGGGGAAATGGACAATATAATGGTTGCTAAAGAAGCTATTGAAATGATTTTAAAAGGTTCTAGACACAAATCAGTTTATGGATTCTTAGAACACAAAAAAGAAGATTTAAAAATGAAAGAATTCAAAGATCTTGTCGGAATTGAAGATGATAAAATAGAATTCAAGGATGGAATCGAATTTGATGAAAAAACATTGCAGTAACATTAACGGTTACTGCCATTTCTTTTTTTAAATTAAAGTATTACTTTAATGAAATTTCAATATAATAATTAGAGTAACAATAGAAAAATATTATATACTTTAATAAACATATATAGATAGTGTAGTGTAAATACTATATTTTCTACATGTTTTTAACTTATTATTTTATTACATATTTAGCAAGTTAGATAGGGTAATGTAAAATATTACTTTTCAAATGCTCTCTAACTTCATTTAAATATAAAACCTCACATAATAAAATAAAACATATGTAATTTTAGGAGGAAAATTTTTTGCAAGAGCAAGATGTTGGAACCGATTGGAGAAATGATTTTAAAAACTTGACTCCATCTGAGTTCTTTAGGAAAAACAAGCAAATGTTAGGATTTACTGGTAAGATTCGTTCATTAACCATTGTATTCCACGAATTGATTACAAACAGTTTCGATGCAGCTGAAGAAGCAGGAATTTTACCGGAAATCGATATTGAATTAAAAAGAGTTGAAAAAGAACATTATATACTCAAACTCAAAGATAATGGTCCGGGCATTCCTGAAGATTATGTAATGAGAGTGTATTGTAGTATGTTTGCAGGATCTAAATTCAGAAACATACAATCTAGAGGGCAGCAAGGATTAGGTTGTAGTGGTTGTGTGTTACTTTCACAAATGACCACAGGTAAGCCTGCTCGTGTAATTTCATGTTATAAAGAAAATGGAGACATCAAAGGAGTGAAAATGAAATTCCAAATGGATGTAAAAAACAACCGTGGAATTTTAATGGAAAGAGAAGATTATCCTGCAGAAAGCACAGGAGTATGTATCGAATTACAATTTAAAGAAGTTTCATATTCTCTTGCAGAACAAGGTGCATTTGAATACATCAGAAGAACCATGATTGGAAACCCACATGCTAAAATTACATTCAGAGATCCATCTGGACACAAATACATATTCAAAAGAGCGGCAGACATTGTTCCAATCCTTCCAAAAGAAGTATTACCTCATCCAAAGGGTGTAAGCGCTGACGACTTAATGACAATGGCACAAAATACAGACAGTAGAAGATATAAAAGCATGTTAACATCATCATTATCAAGAATGTCCAATAAAAGAGTGGATGAAATTTCTGAACTTACTGGAATCGACATGAACAAACGTCCAAAAGACCTTACATTCCCTGAAGCAGAAACTATTGTACATTGCTTTAAGAAAATGAAATTCATGGCACCTCCAACAGATGGACTTATACCTATTGGATCTGAACAAATCGAAAAAGGTATGAAACAAATTCTTAAACCTGAATTTGTAACAACAATTACCAGAAAACCTGTAACATATCAAGGCGGTGTTTCATTCATTATTGAAGCAGGACTTGCATATGGCGGAGACTCTGGAAGAGTCGTAAAAGAACAAAGAAAATCTGAAATTATGAGATTTGCAAACAGAGTTCCATTGACTTTTGATGCAGGAAGCTGTGCTATTACTGAAGCTCTTAAAAGTATTGATTGGAAACGTTACGGCCTTAAAGACTTAGATAATACTCCATTGACCTTGTTTGTAAATATCATTTCAACACAAGTACCGTATCTTTCAACTGGTAAACAAAGTGTATCTCCAGAACCTGAAATCGTTCACGAAATCAGACAATCCACTATGAAACTAGCCCGTAAACTTCAAAAACACCTTAGAGCTAAAAAAGCAGCTAAAGAAAAAGAGAAACGTTCAAAAGTATTCGAGGATTATATGCCTGTGATTATTGAAGAAGCTGCAAAACTTGGAGAAACCGGAGTTCCAGAATATCAGGAAGTTTTAGCAAAAGTTACTAAAAGGGCTCTTGCCGAATTACTTGGTGAAAAAGTTGAAGAAGAAGAGGAAGAAGAAGAACTTGACGCAATCATCATGGAAGAAGTTGATGAAAGAGGATATGCTGTTGATGGAAACAGTACACTAGATAGCTTCGAAGAAGATGATGTTGATGACGAATTTGAAGATTGAGTGATTTAGATGACTGAAATAAAAGAAAATCAAAAAGCCCATAGAGAGAAAAGGAAAGAATACACCTACAATAAATTAAAAGGATTAGGTCAAGAAATCATTGAAGATATTGAAAAACAAAAAGTTCCTTCAGTTAAAGTTCCTTCTAGAGGTACTGGAAACATTGTTTATGATAATGCTAAAAGATACTATGTGTTAGGGGACAGATACGGAAGAAGATCATTAGGTAATGTAAAGCAGATTAGAAAACTAGGTCAGATGGTTTATGTTGCTAATTTCTGTAAAGATTTAGTTGCTCGTGAAAAAACAGCTACAATCAGGGAAATGTATTATGTTTCAGAAGGTTGGGGAATAAGTTTTAAAACACAGCAAGAATCCAACATTGTTGGAGAGGATTTGGAAGTAACACTTGGAACCACACGTGAAGATTTAGGTTTAATGCCCGAAGAAGATGGTGCATCAGTATATGGAGACATTACACTATTAGATGATGGCGTTGAAATTAATGCTGCAAAAGCTGGAAAATCCGGTTATACAATTTCACCAACTATTGACCAAGTAGAATTCTTAGACTGTGGTGTTGAAAGAGTTATTGCAGTAGAAACCATGGGAATGTTCCACAGGATGGTTCAGGAAAATGCTAACAAAAGATTCAACACTTTAATTGTTGGACTTAAAGGACAAGCTGCACGTGCTACAAGAAGATTCATTAAAAGAGTTAATGAAGAAATTGGATTGCCTGTTTACATCTGTAACGACGGAGACCCTTGGGGATTCCACATTGCACAAGTAATTATTTCCGGAAGTGCAAAATTAGCTCATGTTAACCATGACTTAGCAACTCCTGACGCTAAATTTATGGGAGTAACCGCATCCGACATCATCAATTATGATTTACCTACTGATAAACTCAAAGATGTTGATGTAATGAGACTCAAAGAGCTTTCTAAAGACCCTAGATATAAAAGCGATTTCTGGCAAACTGAAATCAAAAAAATGCTTAAAATTGGTAAAAAAGCAGAACAGCAATCCTTCTCCAAATATGGTCTTGAGTATGTAGTGGATACATACTTCCCGCAAAAACTTGAAGAATTGGAAAATTAAATAAACAAATTTTCCTCTACTTTTTTTATTTTTTCCAGATATTTCTTAAGAAAATGTTTATATATCAAAAGATCCATATACCCTAATAGGTATAGGTAGTGTTATTATGAAACAATGCATGGATACAGAAAATTTACACAGAAGACTTAAAAAAATCATAGGGCAGTTAAATGCAATTGATCGTATGATTGAAGAAGATATTCCCTGTGAACAAATATTAATGCAGGTGAATGCATCAAAATCAGCACTACATAAAGTTGGACACATTATCGTTGAAGGACATTTAGAACATTGTGTTAAACAAGCTATGGAAGAAGATGATGTAGATGAAGCTTTAGTGGACATTTCATCAATTTTAGAATATTACTCTAGACTTTAATTTTTTTTAAAATAATTTTATACCCTAAGGGGTATATCTATGTATTGGGAGGTTATAAAATATGAATCTAAAATTTAAAAATGAAGAAAAACTTGAAATCATATTTATAATAGTATCATCAATCAGTTTAGTTTTAGGATTTTTATTATCTATTGACTATCTTTCTTGGATTTCAATAATAATATGTGGGATTCCAATATTCAAGGAATGTATTGAAGGATTAATCACAGAATTTGATATTAAAGCGGATTTACTCGTGTCAATAGCAATCATTGCATCCATTATTATCGGTGAAATATTTGCTGCAGGGGAAATTGCAACAATAATGGCAATTGGAGGATTTTTAGAAGAATATACCGTAGCAAAAGCACAAAATCAAATCAAAGAACTCGCTAAAATGACTCCCAAAACAGCAACAAGAATAAAAAATGGAACAGAAGAAAAGGTACCTATTGAAGAAGTTAAAATTGGAGATATTTTAAAAATACTTCCCGGTGAAAGCATACCAAATGATGGAATTATAATCAATGGAGAAACATCAATTAATCAAGCTACTCTTACAGGAGAATCAATACCGGTAGATAAAACAAGAAATGACGAAGTATATAGTGGAACTATTAACCTTTACGGATCATTTACAATGAAAACAACAAAAATAAGTGAAGATAGTTCCCTTCAAAAATTAATTAAACTTGTTGAATCATCAAAACCAGAAAATGCCAATATTGTTAGAGCAGCTGATAAATGGGCAACAATGATTGTTGTAATAGCATTTACAGCCGCAATATTAACATATTTATTTACATTTGAAATAACAAGATCAGTTACAATACTCGTAGTATTCTGTCCTTGTGCATTAGTTCTTGCAACTCCAACAGCACTAATGGCAGCAGTAAGTAATTTAACTAAATATGGAATCCTAGTAAAAAATGGAGAATCTTTAGAAGAATTAGCCCATATTGATGAAGTAATTTTTGATAAAACCGGAACATTAACTTACGGCAATCCAACTGTAATAAGAGTTATCTCCGAAAATCCACAAGAAATGATGTATCTTGCAGCATCACTTGAATCTAAATCTGAACATCCTCTAGCAAAAGCTATTGTTAAATATTATAATAACAACGATTTAGCAGCTGTTAATGAATTCAAAATACATATAGGTAAAGGAATTACTGGATATATAAATGGAGTGCAAATAATAGCTGGAAATAAAAAATTCTTAGAATCTAAAAATATACCTCTAGGTTCCAATGAAAATAGCAGTAATGGAGAAATAGAAATTTTTGTTGCAAAAGGAAATAAAATAATAGGAAAAATATTCCTTGCAGATACCATACGCAGTAATGCTAAAGCAACAATTAAAAATCTAAAAAAATTAAGAATTAAAACAACATTGCTTACAGGAGATAATGAAAATACTGCAAAATCAATTGCAAATCAAGTTAGAATACATAATATTAAATTTAATTGCTTACCTGAAGATAAAATCCAATACATTAAAGACGAGCAAATAAGAAACCATAGAGTTGCAATGATTGGAGATGGGATAAATGATGCTCCATCACTAAGAAAATCCAATGTTGGAATATCAATGGGAAATATTGGAAGCGATCTTTCGATTGAATCATCAAATATCACTTTAATCAAAGACAACATAGAAAATATTCCTCATTTAATTGAGGTATCGAAAAAAACAATAAAAACGATCAACATAAGCATCGGATTTGCATTAACACTGAATATAATTGCAATGGCACTAGCTATTTTAGGAATATTGAATCCAATTGAAGGAGCATTAATACACAACATCGGATCAGTGATTGTAATTATTTACTCTTCAATATTGGTTAACTACAAAAGTTCAAAAATAGATTATAGAACCCAACAGTTCGATGTAAACAAAGCTTTAAATATAACAATGTTCTAACTAACTTTATAAAACATAAGGTGATATATTATGGCTGAAAAAGAAATTAAAGTAGTGGGTATGCACTGTTCTTCCTGTGTAAATGCTGTTGAATTATGTTTAAAAGATGTTGATGGAATTGATGATGCTAAAGCAGACCTTGATTCTGGAATTACAACCTTAACATTATCTGGCAATGTAAGTGATGAAGACATTAATGAAGCTGTAAAAGAAGCAGGATTTGAAGTTGAATAAATCCTCTTCAACTTATTTTTTAAAATAACAATAAAACTTAAACTTATTTTATAAATCAATTCTTAAATATCTACTTTAAATAGCTAAATAACTAATCAAAGCACTTATTTTATTATTTAAAATCATCTGCTCTTCAGTGGCATTCATCAAATTTACTTAATATGCCCAACATTACTCTCAACAATCACTTAAGATAACTTTAATATCATATCATTATTATTGAATAAAATTATCAAATTATAAATAATTTAAAAAATAAAATTAAAACCATATAATAAATTATTATATTAATAAAAAAGGGATTAAAATGAAAACTGTTGCAATTAATGGTTATGGAACCATCGGTAAAAGAGTGGCTGATGCGGTAGCTGCTCAAGATGACATGAAAGTTATTGGTGTAAGTAAAACTAGACCAAACTATGAAGCAAGAACTGCAGTTGAAGAAAAAGGCTATCCTTTATACATTGGAATTCCAGAAAGAGAACAAATGTTTAAAGATGCTGAAATTGAAATATCCGGTACTGTTGAAGATATGATTCAGGAAGCAGATATAGTCGTTGACTGTACTCCCGGAACTATCGGACCACAGAATCTTGAAATGTATAAAAAGGCAGGAGTTAAAGCGATTTATCAAGGAGGAGAAGACCATGATTTAACTGGTCTTTCATTTAATGCCATGTCTAATTATGATGAATCATATGGTGCAGATTACACAAGAGTCGTATCCTGTAACACTACTGGATTAACCCGTACATTATCTACAATTGATCCAATTGCAAATATTAAAAAAGTTAGAGCAGTAATGGTAAGAAGAGGATCTGACCCATCTGAGATTAAAAAAGGCCCGATCAATGCAATTGTACCAAATCCTCCAAAAGTACCTTCTCACCACGGCCCCGATGTAAAAACTGTTATGAAAGATATTGATGTGACAACAATGGCATTACTCGTGCCTACCACATTAATGCACCAGCACAACATCATGGTGGAAATTAATAACGAAGTGGAAACTGAAGACATTGTTGAATCATTAGAAAAACGTTCTAGAGTAATGGTTGTTTCTGCAGAAGATGGTTTAGGATCTACTGCAGAACTAATGGAATACGCTAAAGAACTTGGAAGAAACAGAAATGATTTATATGAAATCCCAGTTTGGAGAGAATCAATAAATGTTGTAGGAAATGAATTATTCTATATGCAAGCAGTTCATCAAGAATCTGATGTTGTTCCAGAAAATATTGATGCTATTCGTGCACTTTTAGAAATGGAAAGTGACAACGAAAAATCCATTGCAAAAACTAACAAAGCTATGGGAATATTATAAATTCCCTCTTTTACTATTTTTAACGATTCAAATGAAACAAAAAGTGATTTTTGGACCTGCAGGAAGCCCCGTTGATTATAAAGGTGCAGCATATAAAGCTCCAAAATATATTTCAGAAGAAGGTCTTGACTCTTATGAATACCAATCACCTTATGGAGTAAGAATTGGAGAATCATCTGCAAGTACATTAAAAGAAGAATCTGAAAAACATGATGTTTTAATTTCAATGCATGCCCCATATTATATTAATCTATGTGCAAAAGAAGAATCAAAACTTGATAAAAGCATTGACCATTTAATAGCTGCCGCACGTGCAGGTGAATGGATGGGCGCCTATAGATTAGTATTCCACCCTGGCGCTTATTTAAATAGAAAACCTGAAAAAGCAATGGAAATATCACGAAATACCATCAATAGATTATTTGAAGAACTTGAATCTGAAGGAATTGAAGAGTTTACATTTGCACCAGAAACAACAGGTAAAAGAACACAACTTGGAAATATAAGGGAAGTTGTTGAATTATGTGCTAGCTTTGACCATTTTGAACCAACAATCGATTTTGCACATATTCATGCAAGAGGCAGAGGTTTTTTGAACAAAAAAGAAGATTATAATTGTATTTTTTCAACAATTGAAAACCAATTAAATATTGATATCCTACATTGTCATTTTACAACCATTGAATACGGCAAAGGTGGGGAGATAAAACATCATACATTAGATGAAAATGATTACGGGCCAAACATAGACGATTTACTCTCCAATTTAATTGATAATGGCTGGAATGCAAATATCATATGTGAAACTCCACTTAGAGATATTGATTCACTTAAAATGAAAAAAAAATATGAAGAAATGATTTAATAATCTTTTACAGAATCTATTAAATCATCCATATCCTCAAAAAGATTATTTATATCCCCTGTATCTTGCTTATTAGAACTTAAATGAATAACCATTTCATCAATTAAATCATTCATCTTATCAACAAATGTTTGTAATGTTCTGATTTTATTGTCAATTTCATGCTCAATAAAATCTTTAGTTCCATCATATACTTCAATCATCCTTTTTGCAACATCCAATTGATTATTAAATAACCCATTAGATTTATTGATGGAAGATAAAAATTTATTATAAGACATGTGGGCAGGATCGAAGAGTTTATTGACTAATTCCTTTGCCCTTTCTTGTTTAGCATCATATTCCTGCTCAATATCATATAATAAGTCATAATATCTGGAAACAATCTCATAAGTTGGTTCAGCATGAACAACTTCTTTTCCACATTTAGTGCAAAAGTGTTGACCGAAATCTAGTTTAGCCCCACAATAAATACAAAAATGATTATGATTATCGTTAATAGTCATACACTTATTATTTTAACATTACCTTTTAATAAATACTATGCTTTTTTCAATTTTAAAATAACAATTTCTGAATCAGTTCCCCATCTCATTGGAGTATCCATTGAACCTACACCAGTTGTAACATGCAAATATTTTCCTAAATTATTTTTAAATAATCCCTTATTATATTTGAATAATATATTTGCAAACCAAATAGCTGGATAAAATTGTCCGCCATGTGTATGGCCTGAAAGTTGAATATCAAATCCTAACTTAGAAAATTCATCCCAATAATAAGGAACATGATAATTTATAATATTGATTAAATTCGGATTTATCCAACTTTCATCAATTTTTGGAACACACCTATCTTCAAAACTAAATGTTAAACCAAAAATACTTAAATCACCAAATTCCTTTTTTTCATTATCTAAAACAATAATTCCAGCGTTTTTACAAGCATTTATAACATTATCAATACCTGGATAGAAATCATGATTTCCAGGAGTGAAAATTATTGGCATATCAACATCTTTAAATGCCAAGAAATCATCAGTTCCAACAGCAGAAGAACCATCTGCTAAATCACCAGAAATAATAGCTAACTCACATGTATCTTCAAGTTCTTTTAACTTATTGACCAATAAATTGATAATTTTTTTATGACGTACAGATCCAAAATGAACATCAGATAAATGAACAATATTAATATCTCTTGATAAATTATTTAATTCCAATATTTTCTCATTAATAACTAATTTATGAGATTTATAAAAATTATAAATACCTAAAAACGGCACAATCAAAACCAAATCAACTATTATCTCAAAAGGCAATATTACAAACATCTTAATTAAATAAATAAACATGAGATCAAATAAAAACATTAGCGACATCCACATCCATACACCTCCAATTGTTGTCAGAAATCGCCCTGCAACAGTTGATTTTTTAGATTCAAAAAACATTGGCATACAATGCAATAACCCAACGATTATTGCAATAATAATTAGATAGCCATCATCAAGCCCACCAAACAGCAATAATAAATATTTTAGTAAAAAGAACTGAAATATCATATAAAAAGGAGTCATGATTAATATTCTTCTAGTTCTAAAACTCATAATTTAAACACCTAAATGTATTATATCCCATCAAATATTTAAATAATTAAAACAAATGTTAGACATATAAAAAATACAGGAGGTGGGTGATTTGAAAAATGATAACAAAAAAGCAGAAATTAAGACAACTAATCAAAAACAAAAATTGAAAAAAGCTGAAAGTAAAGAATGTGCTGAATGTGTCATTTTAAAACCTGTTGGATATCCATTTGAATTTAATTTAATGGATGAACATATTGAAATTACCAACAAAAAGCTATTTGAAGAATATGCTCGTGAACAATGGTTAGGATTAGTTGTAAAAGAAAACTCACATTTATTTGATCAAAAGATAATTCCTGATTATGGTTTTGAAGTCATAAAAGCAAAGCCTAATAACTCAATAATCTCTGAAACAACTAGAATCCAACTAATTACCAGCGATTTAGAAAATAAAAATGACAAACTTACATTTAAATCAAACATATCTATTTCGGATATTGTTGGACAAACAAATGCTAAAAATAAAGTTAAAGTTATAATGAAATATTTAGAACATCCTGGAAAATTTGGACCCTGGGCACCTAAAAACATACTGTTTTACGGACTTCCAGGTACCGGTAAAACCATGCTCGTTAAAGCTCTTGCTAACGAACTTGAAGTTCCTTTGTATTTAATTAAAGCAACATCATTAATTGGAGATCATGTTGGTGATGGTGCATCTAAAATCCATGATTTATTCAAAAAAGCTAGTGAAAATTCACCATCCATAATTTTTATAGATGAAATGGATGCAGTTGCTCTTCATAGATCATTTCAATCCTTAAGAGGAGATGTTTCAGAAATTGTAAACTCTTTTTTAACTGAAATGGATGGAATAAGTGAAAACGAACATGTAATAACCATTGGTGCCACTAATAGCCCTAATAGTTTAGATTATGCTATTAGAAGTAGATTTGAAGAAGAAATTGAATTTAAATTACCTGACGATGAAGAAAGATTAACAATTCTGAAAAATAACTTAAAAAGCATGCCATTAGATTATGAACTTGATTTGGAAAAAATTGTTAAACTTACTAAAGGATTATCTGGAAGAGACATAAAAGAAAAAATATTAAAAACAGCTCTTCATAATGCAATCGCTAATGATTCCGACTCAATCACAATGAAAAATATTGATTACTCAATTGAATCTAGTAAAATTAAAAATAAAGATATTAAAGGAATGTTTGAGTAATATACACATCCCAATTTAATTAAAAATATATTCACAAGCTGCAAGTATATCCTCATTTTCATCTTTAGCAGCTTTTTTAACTTTTTTGGAAATATCA from Methanobrevibacter gottschalkii DSM 11977 carries:
- a CDS encoding metal-sensing transcriptional repressor, whose protein sequence is MKQCMDTENLHRRLKKIIGQLNAIDRMIEEDIPCEQILMQVNASKSALHKVGHIIVEGHLEHCVKQAMEEDDVDEALVDISSILEYYSRL
- a CDS encoding TIM barrel protein, whose protein sequence is MKQKVIFGPAGSPVDYKGAAYKAPKYISEEGLDSYEYQSPYGVRIGESSASTLKEESEKHDVLISMHAPYYINLCAKEESKLDKSIDHLIAAARAGEWMGAYRLVFHPGAYLNRKPEKAMEISRNTINRLFEELESEGIEEFTFAPETTGKRTQLGNIREVVELCASFDHFEPTIDFAHIHARGRGFLNKKEDYNCIFSTIENQLNIDILHCHFTTIEYGKGGEIKHHTLDENDYGPNIDDLLSNLIDNGWNANIICETPLRDIDSLKMKKKYEEMI
- a CDS encoding KH domain-containing protein, with protein sequence MPETDYLKIPQNRIGALIGSNGGVKKSIEKATGTILDIDSDEGTVYITPGENMEDPLGVWNANHIVKAVARGFNPEVALKLVSDDYYLEVISLPLYIGKSKKALARHKGRIIGKDGKTREIIMEMAEVNMAIYGKTVSLIGEMDNIMVAKEAIEMILKGSRHKSVYGFLEHKKEDLKMKEFKDLVGIEDDKIEFKDGIEFDEKTLQ
- a CDS encoding phosphorylating glyceraldehyde-3-phosphate dehydrogenase encodes the protein MKTVAINGYGTIGKRVADAVAAQDDMKVIGVSKTRPNYEARTAVEEKGYPLYIGIPEREQMFKDAEIEISGTVEDMIQEADIVVDCTPGTIGPQNLEMYKKAGVKAIYQGGEDHDLTGLSFNAMSNYDESYGADYTRVVSCNTTGLTRTLSTIDPIANIKKVRAVMVRRGSDPSEIKKGPINAIVPNPPKVPSHHGPDVKTVMKDIDVTTMALLVPTTLMHQHNIMVEINNEVETEDIVESLEKRSRVMVVSAEDGLGSTAELMEYAKELGRNRNDLYEIPVWRESINVVGNELFYMQAVHQESDVVPENIDAIRALLEMESDNEKSIAKTNKAMGIL
- the top6B gene encoding DNA topoisomerase VI subunit B, translated to MQEQDVGTDWRNDFKNLTPSEFFRKNKQMLGFTGKIRSLTIVFHELITNSFDAAEEAGILPEIDIELKRVEKEHYILKLKDNGPGIPEDYVMRVYCSMFAGSKFRNIQSRGQQGLGCSGCVLLSQMTTGKPARVISCYKENGDIKGVKMKFQMDVKNNRGILMEREDYPAESTGVCIELQFKEVSYSLAEQGAFEYIRRTMIGNPHAKITFRDPSGHKYIFKRAADIVPILPKEVLPHPKGVSADDLMTMAQNTDSRRYKSMLTSSLSRMSNKRVDEISELTGIDMNKRPKDLTFPEAETIVHCFKKMKFMAPPTDGLIPIGSEQIEKGMKQILKPEFVTTITRKPVTYQGGVSFIIEAGLAYGGDSGRVVKEQRKSEIMRFANRVPLTFDAGSCAITEALKSIDWKRYGLKDLDNTPLTLFVNIISTQVPYLSTGKQSVSPEPEIVHEIRQSTMKLARKLQKHLRAKKAAKEKEKRSKVFEDYMPVIIEEAAKLGETGVPEYQEVLAKVTKRALAELLGEKVEEEEEEEELDAIIMEEVDERGYAVDGNSTLDSFEEDDVDDEFED
- a CDS encoding heavy metal translocating P-type ATPase produces the protein MNLKFKNEEKLEIIFIIVSSISLVLGFLLSIDYLSWISIIICGIPIFKECIEGLITEFDIKADLLVSIAIIASIIIGEIFAAGEIATIMAIGGFLEEYTVAKAQNQIKELAKMTPKTATRIKNGTEEKVPIEEVKIGDILKILPGESIPNDGIIINGETSINQATLTGESIPVDKTRNDEVYSGTINLYGSFTMKTTKISEDSSLQKLIKLVESSKPENANIVRAADKWATMIVVIAFTAAILTYLFTFEITRSVTILVVFCPCALVLATPTALMAAVSNLTKYGILVKNGESLEELAHIDEVIFDKTGTLTYGNPTVIRVISENPQEMMYLAASLESKSEHPLAKAIVKYYNNNDLAAVNEFKIHIGKGITGYINGVQIIAGNKKFLESKNIPLGSNENSSNGEIEIFVAKGNKIIGKIFLADTIRSNAKATIKNLKKLRIKTTLLTGDNENTAKSIANQVRIHNIKFNCLPEDKIQYIKDEQIRNHRVAMIGDGINDAPSLRKSNVGISMGNIGSDLSIESSNITLIKDNIENIPHLIEVSKKTIKTINISIGFALTLNIIAMALAILGILNPIEGALIHNIGSVIVIIYSSILVNYKSSKIDYRTQQFDVNKALNITMF
- a CDS encoding DNA topoisomerase IV subunit A; the protein is MTEIKENQKAHREKRKEYTYNKLKGLGQEIIEDIEKQKVPSVKVPSRGTGNIVYDNAKRYYVLGDRYGRRSLGNVKQIRKLGQMVYVANFCKDLVAREKTATIREMYYVSEGWGISFKTQQESNIVGEDLEVTLGTTREDLGLMPEEDGASVYGDITLLDDGVEINAAKAGKSGYTISPTIDQVEFLDCGVERVIAVETMGMFHRMVQENANKRFNTLIVGLKGQAARATRRFIKRVNEEIGLPVYICNDGDPWGFHIAQVIISGSAKLAHVNHDLATPDAKFMGVTASDIINYDLPTDKLKDVDVMRLKELSKDPRYKSDFWQTEIKKMLKIGKKAEQQSFSKYGLEYVVDTYFPQKLEELEN
- the mtrH gene encoding tetrahydromethanopterin S-methyltransferase subunit H — translated: MFKFDKEQEVFDFAGVKMGGQPGEYPTVLAGTIFYGGHNILNDELTGDFDKDKAETLVNDMASISDVTGNPYIVQVFGQTVEALPKYIEYIGEICDAPFLIDSTSGDARVAGAQYADEVGLTERAIYNSINMAADKSELDALASTDISASIILGFNPMNATVEGKMNMWENGDDGAYEKGLLEVAADCGIDKFMMDTAVTPLGQGAGIAARTSFAEKAKWGYPVGSGIHNVPSAWDWLRDYKKEGNKTAFTVCDIGANIVQVMCGGDFVLFGPIENAKIAFPAVAQTDMFISEAAKPLGTEPVDYHPMNKLL
- a CDS encoding heavy-metal-associated domain-containing protein, which gives rise to MAEKEIKVVGMHCSSCVNAVELCLKDVDGIDDAKADLDSGITTLTLSGNVSDEDINEAVKEAGFEVE